One genomic segment of Esox lucius isolate fEsoLuc1 chromosome 15, fEsoLuc1.pri, whole genome shotgun sequence includes these proteins:
- the LOC105009564 gene encoding uncharacterized protein LOC105009564 isoform X6, translated as MMGGPNTSLWLLLISAIGTVCTTTKINLITMNDIVKTYQWSQLNSTINNASHEACNTTTLNIASSRISNTVETLTNQLSCVSGKNQSLSEEKIGGLQYNLRRIMDLNLKVFIYLAENDSKSEVLNVFGVLNSLNPVNVRSETFIRLWSKIQLEPLLPYITGEFMTLLSTKDFSCSAYQALIKTLSDDLGSITEGQKLLLYNHRSTDAQSSQSASINTKQQQLIFTYFILPFLSRNDTTDPGCVSNTSGSTDWLQRNFGVFSVFAELSELQVLNPGFSSMESLSALTPDQVAQWALSSGALNNTNDINLVFERLDKGNAFQNVDQFLTQLTADAEQIPDISPAVRDVMMNLTFSIISPEFQRFERLDWIVWFEVKLTPILPSFNGVMLTNATSYVNCTNYQVIVKGMSDAFPKMTPDRREEIAMVMLNYLKRSIQLINGPACTQGIQNDADWLEINLGLFSQYVSYSDLTHFNISGVAVLDILSPNQRAELIFDQSSGALENVTLVREVFISLVESDVQLEEFFVTFVEITKQENITIITNTDVRDTMLNLTLTALAPQFYVFEPKDFQLWFQVNLDVLLASFNPSSLVVIPLNITCESYDAIFTGLNQSLESLPPNLSQGVMSSLDALMEKFQRCPRPLPDIVCKETLVNEEQLCTGVNSAQLEQNLLSGSSSESLCNFNLPEYACSSTFHLSADNLVTLLKCQLASNTTYSTAMWKLFFQNNAAVLDQALLEYSSMNPNISSPAMPQILDAIEEVKINNFTNAQLNNVGFINDWFQKRLRPFLASPSSNFLSCLSSKNFSCQTYQTVIAALNSQSTSMNTEQQQLIFTQFIYPFLSRNDSTDPGCVSNTSGSTDWLQRNFGVFSVFAELSELQVLNPGFSSMESLLALTPDQVAQWALSSGALNDTNDINLVFERLDEGNAFQNVDQFLTQLTADAEQIPDILPAVRDVMMNLTFSIISPEFQRFKRLDWIVWFEVKLTPILPSFNGVMLTNATSYVNCTNYQVIVKGMSDAFPKMTPDRREEIAMVMLNYLKRSIQLINGPACTQGIQNDADWLEINLGLFSQYVSYSDLTHFNISGVAVLDILSPNQRAELIFDQSSGALENVTLVREVFISLVESDVQLEEFFVTFVEITKQENITIITNTDVRDTMLNLTLTALAPQFYVFEPKDFQLWFQVNLDVLLASFNPSSLVVIPLNITCESYDAIFTGLNQSLESLPPNLSQGVMSSLDALMEKFQRCPRPLPDIVCKETLVNEEQLCTGVNSAQLEQNLLSGSSSESLCNFNLPEYACSSTFHLSTDNLVTLLKCQLASNTTYSTAMWKLFFQNNAAVLDQALLEYSSMNPNIGNPAMPQILDAIEEVKINNFTNAQLNNVGFINDWFQKRLRPFLASPSSNFLSCLSSKNFSCQTYQTVIAALNSQSTSMNTEQQQLIFTQFIYPFLSRNDSTDPGCVSNTSGSTDWLQRNFGVFSVFAELSELQVLNPGFSSMESFSALTPDQVAQWALSSGALNDTNDINLVFKRLDEGNAFQNVDQFLTQLTADAEQIPDILPAVRDVMMNLTFSIISPEFQRFKRLDWIVWFGVKLTPILPSFNGVMLTNATSYVNCTNYQVIVKGMSDAFPKMTPDRREEIAMVMLNYLKRSIQLINGPACTQGIQNDADWLEINLGLFSQYVSYSDLTHFNISGLAVLDILSPNQRAELILDPMNLSNESLVQEVLLSVLGSADIGEIGLFFQAFVNTAAMTNLTSIEPGLRNTLLNLTLTALAPKLKALDAQGFKFWFQVYLQLLLPGIQPGTFSVIPRNISCDSFSAIIKGCDNVVTQLSQMQSQEVFTFIMNYLTGQLVGGFSCVNTVTNDSDWLESYLGQFRIYATYVDFVILKSDFNGVKVADLLTPTQLAQLAIIPSQLKGAQDVNKIMAYIIPADFGLFYDILSPAIQKNQNNYTKEVKSAFLQVVFDSADLSSTAINDTEFLLWLTVRLNPLLVNLSSSQVTPLFKILIDRDCNSSQQTISLLDELRSTLTEETQSEIYSNTVLLLTEPTPLRCYVNGSFYSFLKSTFLDFGFPDLSVLLTLMPDTRQTELLNSITLPELSQFLSQPGIIDNSSDICVLFNDYSKTPEFLEIENVPDAVKPLILPCVWPLALESSNTLNVDAWFDLSLKKYLRFLTKSLISSSEVQNASCLAFQKLVSILGSDFNYSTSNFGPSDVYSSIKTYLVTGPQPKCYIASDPDLNSTAWFVNYIGVFVTYLSLDDLNTFLTTSQFNIFVENQANIQLFNNTAIAANVISYYITQLYTVDPTFNPMQLPGSFLCQVPSTAYNSLSQNNSVDILNRFQQFCNGTDNPQIFAALVSNLQNITANIITMLGNAITGLSTNQIASISTSTLVSSLSTLGSVSGWNQGQAIVVVQTIISGGFQISNASTLIALGTLIGGVPSAIITSVSATELLATSQNPGFITNLLAAPEILQATYISKIITVGQSQNAFIVNVPDAMATQIPRVLLTSFQDTVDVQAINRKTWTQNQAVVFFSFEVSNATISPEELSPFVLQGFTCTAAGSMQSELIRSLVHACRPRIQRQKVVLIETQLTCMYNLLKSNLSQNFTDYPSEMLLYYNYSIVEQSNCRSYFTAVGSADFTVLSRVLNKDTLLLNNAKSCLGIRGMSLSKDNVEVLGNMLCIVNGSYIQSSDPFILEKLKNCQDFTVSQANAMETLLLSGTTQYGNTSTWNEQTLVNLGILPLYLSSNFWSLFTSNVKRTFLQYFMPQLRNNGTVGTKLMALFQQVNKITRSRREAGCTIGNITQSTIADAAFPFGYTATQFDLCLNTSVLINNLAAVTGKVDDVTFQAVILAKLNQAYPSGIVDEQLQILGSVSRVATLDDITKWRITSIDTLSALMNPKNGPWEAAQSNAIIMIYLNTSGNSLGSFELNAIGSNLCSLDISVLQTITPDSLRNANSLNVTSCSTEQKRTLYNIGKTAFNTQRTSVATTYYHLISSYLGGAPIEDIRSLATQNVSMDIATFLSLDITVVTNLTVSEVKGLMGINVDDLKTFENTSVVKAWEAQQPQSELDTLGIGLTGGREALIVTPNPNISSSTNGITKSPVPATATVMPLLNTTINNGIGDGGQLLGKDMRAFSLCLALLTIILQLTSG; from the exons ATGGAATCTCTCTCGGCGCTTACCCCAGACCAAGTGGCACAATGGGCATTGAGCTCTGGAGCATTGAATAACACCAATGACATCAACCTTGTGTTTGAGCGGCTGGACAAAGGAAACgctttccaaaatgttgaccAGTTTCTGACGCAATTGACGGCCGATGCAGAA CAGATTCCTGACATCTCTCCGGCCGTGAGGGATGTAATGATGAATCTGACATTTAGCATCATCAGCCCTGAATTCCAACGATTTGAAAGGCTGGACTGGATTGTGTGGTTCGAAGTAAAGCTGACTCCCATCCTCCCCAGTTTTAATGGAGTGATGCTCACTAATGCTACGTCATACGTCAACTGCACCAACTACCAAGTGAT TGTTAAAGGAATGTCCGATGCCTTCCCTAAAATGACTCCTGATAGAAGAGAAGAAATCGCAATGGTCATGCTGAATTACCTGAAGAGATCTATACAACTCATCAATGGACCAG CTTGCACCCAGGGCATTCAAAACGATGCAGACTGGCTTGAGATCAACCTGGGTCTATTCTCTCAATACGTATCCTATTCGGATCTCACACACTTCAACATCTCAGGG GTGGCAGTTCTAGACATCCTCTCACCAAATCAGAGAGCTGAACTGATATTTGACCAAAGCAGTGGCGCTCTGGAGAATGTCACTCTTGTCAGGGAAGTTTTCATCAGCTTGGTGGAATCTGACGTGCAGCTAGAGGAGTTCTTTGTGACTTTTGTCGAAATCACCAAGCAG GAaaacatcaccatcatcacaaaCACAGATGTAAGAGACACAATGCTAAACCTGACCTTGACGGCTCTTGCTCCCCAATTCTACGTCTTTGAGCCAAAAGACTTCCAGCTTTGGTTCCAAGTCAATCTGGATGTTCTACTAGCCAGTTTCAATCCTTCCAGTTTGGTTGTTATCCCCCTGAACATCACCTGTGAATCATACGACGCCAT ATTTACAGGTCTCAACCAAAGTTTGGAATCTCTTCCACCTAACCTCTCACAGGGTGTGATGTCCAGCTTGGATGCATTGATGGAGAAATTCCAAC GTTGCCCAAGGCCGCTCCCTGATATTGTG TGCAAAGAAACATTGGTCAATG AAGAACAACTTTGTACTGGAGTCAACAG TGCACAACTGGAGCAAAACCTATTGTCTGGCAGTTCTTCTGAATCTCTGTGCAACTTCAACCTCCCTGAATATGCCTGTTCCTCA ACATTCCATCTCTCAGCGGACAACTTGGTGACGCTGCTGAAATGCCAACTAGCGAGCAACACCACTTACTCAACAGCAATGTGGAAGCTGTTCTTCCAAAACAATGCTGCGGTTCTGGATCAGGCTCTTCTGGAGTATTCCAGCATG AACCCCAACATCAGCAGTCCAGCTATGCCACAAATCCTTGATGCCATTGAAGAagtcaaaataaacaatttcacTAATGCACAGCTGAACAACGTCGGTTTCATCAATGACTGGTTCCAGAAGAGGCTCCGACCATTCCTGGCATCTCCATCCAGCAATTTCCTCTCCTGTCTGAGCTCCAAGAACTTCAGTTGTCAGACCTACCAAACTGT TATTGCTGCTCTAAACAGCCAATCAACCTCCATGAACACAGAGCAACAACAATTGATCTTCACTCAATTCATCTATCCATTCCTTTCAAGAAATGACTCAACAG ATcccggctgtgtatcaaataccagTGGAAGCACGGACTGGCTCCAGAGGAACTTTGGCGTATTTTCAGTTTTTGCAGAACTGTCCGAGTTACAAGTCCTTAATCCCGGGTTTTCCAGC ATGGAATCTCTCTTGGCGCTTACCCCAGACCAAGTGGCACAATGGGCATTGAGCTCTGGAGCATTGAATGACACCAATGACATCAACCTTGTGTTTGAGCGGCTGGACGAAGGAAACgctttccaaaatgttgaccAGTTTCTGACGCAATTGACGGCCGATGCAGAA CAGATTCCTGACATCCTTCCGGCCGTGAGGGACGTAATGATGAATCTGACATTTAGCATCATCAGCCCTGAATTCCAACGATTTAAAAGGCTGGACTGGATTGTGTGGTTCGAAGTAAAGCTGACTCCCATCCTCCCCAGTTTTAATGGAGTGATGCTCACTAATGCTACGTCATACGTCAACTGCACCAACTACCAAGTGAT TGTTAAAGGAATGTCCGATGCCTTCCCTAAAATGACTCCTGATAGAAGAGAAGAAATCGCAATGGTCATGCTGAATTACCTGAAGAGATCTATACAACTCATCAATGGACCAG CTTGCACCCAGGGCATTCAAAACGATGCAGACTGGCTTGAGATCAACCTGGGTCTATTCTCTCAATACGTATCCTATTCGGATCTCACACACTTCAACATCTCAGGG GTGGCAGTTCTAGACATCCTCTCACCAAATCAGAGAGCTGAACTGATATTTGACCAAAGCAGTGGCGCTCTGGAGAATGTCACTCTTGTCAGGGAAGTTTTCATCAGCTTGGTGGAATCTGACGTGCAGCTAGAGGAGTTCTTTGTGACTTTTGTCGAAATCACCAAGCAG GAaaacatcaccatcatcacaaaCACAGATGTAAGAGACACAATGCTAAACCTGACCTTGACGGCTCTTGCTCCCCAATTCTACGTCTTTGAGCCAAAAGACTTCCAGCTTTGGTTCCAAGTCAATCTGGATGTTCTACTAGCCAGTTTCAATCCTTCCAGTTTGGTTGTTATCCCCCTGAACATCACCTGTGAATCATACGACGCCAT ATTTACAGGTCTCAACCAAAGTTTGGAATCTCTTCCACCTAACCTCTCACAGGGTGTGATGTCCAGCTTGGATGCATTGATGGAGAAATTCCAAC GTTGCCCAAGGCCGCTCCCTGATATTGTG TGCAAAGAAACATTGGTCAATG AAGAACAACTTTGTACTGGAGTCAACAG TGCACAACTGGAGCAAAACCTATTGTCTGGTAGCTCTTCTGAATCTCTGTGCAACTTCAACCTCCCTGAATATGCCTGTTCCTCA ACATTCCATCTCTCAACGGACAACTTGGTGACGCTGCTGAAATGCCAACTAGCGAGTAACACCACTTACTCAACAGCAATGTGGAAGCTGTTCTTCCAAAACAATGCTGCGGTTCTGGATCAGGCTCTTCTGGAGTATTCCAGCATG AACCCCAACATCGGCAATCCAGCTATGCCACAAATCCTTGATGCCATCGAAGAggtcaaaataaacaatttcacTAATGCACAGCTGAACAACGTCGGTTTCATCAATGACTGGTTCCAGAAGAGGCTCCGACCATTCCTGGCATCTCCATCCAGCAATTTCCTCTCCTGTCTGAGCTCCAAGAACTTCAGTTGTCAGACCTACCAAACTGT TATTGCTGCTCTAAACAGCCAATCAACCTCCATGAACACAGAGCAACAACAATTGATCTTCACTCAATTCATCTATCCATTCCTTTCAAGAAATGACTCAACAG ATcccggctgtgtatcaaataccagTGGAAGCACGGACTGGCTCCAGAGGAACTTTGGCGTATTTTCAGTTTTTGCAGAACTGTCTGAGTTACAAGTCCTTAATCCTGGGTTTTCCAGC ATGGAATCTTTCTCGGCGCTTACCCCAGACCAAGTGGCACAATGGGCATTGAGCTCTGGAGCATTGAATGACACCAATGACATCAACCTTGTGTTTAAGCGGCTGGACGAAGGAAACgctttccaaaatgttgaccAGTTTCTGACGCAATTGACGGCCGATGCAGAA CAGATTCCTGACATCCTTCCGGCCGTGAGGGATGTAATGATGAATCTGACATTTAGCATCATCAGCCCTGAATTCCAACGATTTAAAAGGCTGGACTGGATTGTGTGGTTCGGAGTAAAGCTGACTCCCATCCTCCCCAGTTTTAATGGAGTGATGCTCACTAATGCTACGTCATACGTCAACTGCACCAACTACCAAGTGAT TGTTAAAGGAATGTCCGATGCCTTCCCTAAAATGACTCCTGATAGAAGAGAAGAAATCGCAATGGTCATGCTGAATTACCTGAAGAGATCTATACAACTCATCAATGGACCAG CTTGCACCCAGGGCATTCAAAACGATGCAGACTGGCTTGAGATCAACCTGGGTCTATTCTCTCAATACGTATCCTATTCGGATCTCACACACTTCAACATCTCAGGG TTGGCAGTTCTAGACATCCTCTCACCAAATCAGAGAGCTGAACTCATACTGGACCCTATGAATCTGTCCAATGAATCTCTTGTACAAGAGGTTTTGCTGTCGGTTCTGGGGTCTGCCGACATCGGGGAGATTGGACTTTTTTTCCAGGCATTTGTTAATACTGCAGCaatg ACAAACCTGACCTCTATTGAGCCAGGACTACGAAACACCCTCTTAAATCTGACTCTTACAGCACTAGCCCCCAAATTGAAAGCCTTGGATGCTCAGGGATTCAAGTTCTGGTTTCAGGTCTATCTCCAGTTATTGCTCCCAGGCATTCAACCTGGGACCTTTTCTGTCATCCCAAGGAATATCAGCTGTGACTCCTTCAGTGCTAT CATCAAGGGGTGTGATAATGTGGTCACTCAACTGTCACAGATGCAGTCCCAGGAAGTCTTCACATTTATTATGAATTATTTGACAGGCCAATTAGTTGGAG GCTTTTCCTGTGTGAACACTGTGACTAATGACAGTGATTGGCTTGAAAGCTACTTGGGACAATTCCGGATCTATGCAACATATGTGGACTTTGTGATCCTGAAGAGTGATTTTAATGGA GTGAAAGTAGCGGATCTGCTCACTCCTACACAGTTGGCTCAGCTGGCAATAATTCCCTCACAACTAAAAGGGGCACAGGATGTCAACAAGATCATGGCATACATCATTCCGGCTGACTTTGGACTGTTCTATGACATACTCTCACCGGCTATTCAG AAAAACCAGAACAACTACACAAAAGAGGTGAAGTCTGCTTTCCTCCAGGTGGTTTTTGACAGTGCCGACCTTTCCTCCACTGCCATCAACGACACAGAATTTCTTCTTTGGCTCACTGTTCGGTTGAACCCTCTCTTGGTGAACCTTTCATCCAGTCAAGTGACACCACTCTTCAAAATCTTGATTGATAGGGACTGTAATAGTAGCCAACAAAC GATCTCACTGTTAGATGAGCTGCGCTCAACATTGACTGAAGAGACTCAGAGTGAAATCTACAGCAACACTGTGCTCCTGCTAACAG AGCCAACACCGCTGCGATGCTATGTAAACGGAAGCTTCTACTCATTTCTGAAAAGCACGTTCCTTGACTTTGGATTCCCCGACCTGTCAGTGCTTCTCACTCTCATGCCAGACACGCGTCAAACTGAG CTCCTGAATTCCATAACGTTACCTGAGCTGAGTCAGTTCCTGAGTCAGCCTGGCATCATCGACAACAGTTCTGACATATGTGTTCTGTTCAATGACTACTCCAAGACACCTGAGTTCTTGGAAATT gaGAATGTACCTGATGCTGTGAAGCCCCTGATTCTTCCCTGTGTCTGGCCTTTAGCCCTGGAAAGCAGCAATACATTAAACGTGGATGCCTGGTTTGACCTTAGCCTGAAGAAATACTTACGTTTTCTTACTAAGAGCCTCATCAGCTCATCAGAAGTGCAAAATGCCAGCTGTCTCGCATTCCAGAAACT agtCTCCATCCTTGGAAGTGATTTCAATTACAGCACCTCTAACTTTGGGCCAAGTGATGTGTATAGCAGCATTAAGACTTATCTTGTCACAG GCCCTCAACCTAAATGCTATATTGCCAGTGATCCAGACCTGAACTCTACCGCTTGGTTTGTGAACTACATTGGTGTGTTCGTGACTTACCTCTCCCTGGATGACCTCAACACCTTTCTCACCACCAGTCAG TTCAACATCTTTGTGGAAAACCAAGCCAATATCCAGCTCTTCAACAACACTGCTATAGCTGCAAATGTCATCTCCTACTACATCACACAGCTATACACAGTGGACCCCACCTTTAACCCTATGCA ACTTCCAGGCAGCTTTCTGTGTCAGGTCCCAAGTACAGCCTATAACTCTCTGAGccaaaacaacagtgttgatatACTGAACCGTTTCCAGCAATTCTGCAATGGAACTGACAATCCTCAG ATATTTGCTGCACTGGTGTCTAACCTCCAAAATATCACAGCAAACATTATCACAATGTTGGGGAACGCCATCACTGGCCTGTCGACAAATCAGATTGCCTCGATTTCTACCTCAACACTTGTATCATCTCTTTCAACTCTTGGTTCTGTGAGTGGCTGGAACCAAGGCCAGGCCATTGTGGTTGTACAGACCATCATTTCTGGAGGCTTCCAG ATCAGCAACGCCTCCACTCTGATCGCATTGGGCACACTCATTGGGGGTGTTCCGTCGGCAATAATAACGTCCGTCTCAGCCACTGAGCTCTTGGCAACATCCCAGAACCCCGGGTTTATCACCAACTTGCTTGCTGCGCCAGAGATTTTACAGGCAACCTACATCAGCAAG ATAATCACCGTCGGCCAAAGCCAGAACGCATTTATTGTTAATGTACCAGATGCTATGGCCACGCAGATCCCCAGGGTTCTCTTGACATCCTTCCAGGATACAGTAGACGTGCAGGCGATCAACAGAAAGACCTGGACGCAAAATCAG GCTGTTGTCTTCTTCTCCTTTGAAGTAAGCAATGCAACCATCAGCCCAGAGGA GCTCTCCCCATTCGTGTTGCAAGGGTTTACTTGTACAGCAGCAGGGTCCATGCAGAGCGAATTGATTCGCAGTCTGGTTCATGCCTGCAGACCCAGGATCCAGAGGCAAAAAGTGGTGCTAATAGAAACACAG TTGACCTGCATGTATAATTTACTGAAAAGCAACCTCTCGCAGAACTTCACTGACTATCCCTCAGAGATGTTACTCTATTACAA CTATTCGATAGTTGAGCAAAGCAACTGCAGGTCCTACTTCACCGCTGTGGGTTCTGCAGATTTCACCGTCCTCTCCAGAGTGCTGAACAAGGATACACTGTTGCTGAACAACGCAAAAAGCTGCTTG GGAATACGTGGAATGAGCCTCAGCAAAGACAATGTGGAGGTGCTGGGAAACATGCTGTGCATTGTGAACGGCTCCTACATCCAAAGTTCTGACCCTTTCATTCTGGAGAAACTGAAGAACTGCCAGGACTTCACCGTGTCTCAGGCCAATGCCATGGAAACACTCCTGCTTTCAGGGACCACTCAGTATGG aaacACTTCGACATGGAATGAACAAACCTTGGTAAACCTTGGAATCCTACCACTGTATCTGTCCAGTAACTTCTGGAGCCTATTCACCAGT AATGTGAAAAGGACATTCCTCCAGTACTTTATGCCCCAGCTAAGGAACAACGGAACAGTGGGGACAAAGTTGATGGCACTGTTCCAGCAGGTTAACAAAATCACAAGATCCAGGAGAGAAGCAG GTTGCACCATTGGCAACATCACCCAGTCGACCATCGCTGATGCCGCTTTCCCCTTCGGCTATACCGCGACCCAGTTTGACCTATGCCTTAACACCAGCGTTTTAATAAACAATCTCGCCGCTGTCACTGGAAAAGTGGATGATGTCACCTTCCAGGCTGTTATTTTAGCCAAACTTAACCAG GCTTATCCATCGGGGATTGTTGACGAGCAGCTCCAGATTCTGGGTTCAGTGTCTCGTGTGGCCACACTAGATGACATCACAAAGTGGAGAATCACCAGTATCGACACACTGTCAGCACTGATGAATCCGAAAAATGGTCCATGGGAAGCAGCACAG AGTAACGCAATCATCATGATATACTTAAACACATCAGGCAACTCCTTGGGCAGTTTCGAGCTAAACGCGATTGGTTCAAACTTATGTTCTCTGGACATCAGTGTGTTGCAGACAATCACGCCAGACAGCCTAAG AAATGCCAATTCCTTGAATGTGACCTCTTGCTCCACTGAGCAGAAGAGAACTTTATATAACATCGGCAAGACTGCCTTCAACACACAGCGCACCAGTGTAGCAACAACTTATTACCACCTCATCAGCTCCTACctag GTGGGGCTCCCATTGAAGACATAAGGAGCCTTGCAACTCAGAATGTGAGCATGGACATCGCTACCTTCCTAAGTCTTGACATCACCGTAGTTACA aatCTGACCGTAAGCGAGGTGAAAGGACTTATGGGTATTAACGTGGACGATCTGAAGACGTTTGAGAATACCTCAGTTGTTAAGGCGTGGGAAGCTCAGCAGCCACAGTCTGAGCTGGATACCCTGGGTATTGGCCTGACTGGAGGCCGAGAAGCTCTGATTGTCACACCCAACCCCAACATTAGCAGCTCTACTAACGGCATCACGAAATCACCAGTGCCCGCCACTGCCACAGTCATGCCACTGCTAAACACCACAATCAACA